One Streptococcus sp. S1 DNA window includes the following coding sequences:
- a CDS encoding DUF1310 family protein gives MTDKKQGLMLLFLLTLFLGGCGLFTDQSAERRKMIQIAESTKMERAIKHFLISIDPKAFTSEGVIHSYTLIKGELEYNPMGGMNVYLVINGDKKLTIDTTVQMEDSGQFEAGSYGISAKLDDLLSKAEETGK, from the coding sequence ATGACTGATAAAAAACAAGGATTAATGCTACTATTTTTACTGACTTTGTTTCTAGGAGGTTGTGGCCTTTTTACGGATCAATCTGCTGAGAGAAGGAAAATGATTCAGATTGCAGAAAGCACGAAAATGGAGCGAGCGATAAAACACTTTTTAATTAGTATCGATCCTAAAGCTTTCACTTCAGAAGGGGTCATTCACTCCTATACCCTGATAAAAGGTGAATTGGAATACAATCCAATGGGGGGGATGAATGTCTATCTCGTTATCAATGGCGATAAAAAGTTAACGATCGATACGACTGTTCAAATGGAAGATTCAGGACAGTTCGAAGCAGGTAGTTATGGTATTTCAGCAAAATTAGATGATCTGTTAAGTAAAGCAGAAGAGACTGGGAAATAA
- a CDS encoding amino acid ABC transporter ATP-binding protein: MLEVEHVSKKFKDHQVLVDVNLKVNQGDVVVILGPSGSGKTTFLRCLNHLEKADTGHLTLGGKEYDLSNLSKKEIQEIRQKTAFVFQHYNLFANKTALENILEGLVVARKIPKEEAIQRAESALEKVGLLAYKDYYPSQLSGGQQQRIGIARAIAVKPDVILLDEPTSALDPELVGDVLDVMKQLAQEGVTMVVVTHEMGFARDVANHVIFMDGGHIIEENEPHEFFNSPKEERTKQFLSRILSDATYSVEYMI; the protein is encoded by the coding sequence ATGTTAGAAGTAGAACACGTATCGAAAAAATTTAAGGACCACCAAGTCCTGGTAGATGTCAATCTCAAGGTCAACCAAGGGGATGTGGTCGTTATTTTGGGTCCATCTGGATCAGGAAAAACAACCTTCCTTCGTTGCCTCAACCACTTGGAAAAGGCAGATACAGGGCACCTAACCCTAGGTGGAAAAGAGTATGACCTCTCAAATCTCAGCAAAAAAGAGATTCAAGAAATCCGCCAAAAGACAGCCTTTGTCTTCCAGCATTACAATCTCTTTGCCAACAAAACAGCGCTTGAAAATATCTTAGAAGGCTTAGTTGTGGCTCGTAAGATTCCAAAAGAAGAGGCCATCCAACGGGCAGAATCAGCCCTTGAAAAAGTTGGTCTCCTCGCTTACAAGGATTACTATCCTTCGCAATTGTCAGGGGGCCAGCAGCAACGGATCGGAATCGCGCGTGCCATCGCAGTGAAACCAGACGTGATCTTGCTGGACGAGCCGACTTCAGCGCTAGACCCAGAGTTGGTCGGTGATGTCTTAGATGTCATGAAGCAATTGGCCCAAGAAGGAGTAACCATGGTTGTGGTGACGCATGAGATGGGCTTCGCGCGTGATGTGGCCAACCACGTTATCTTTATGGACGGCGGACACATCATCGAAGAAAACGAACCCCATGAATTCTTCAACAGTCCAAAAGAAGAACGAACCAAACAATTCCTTTCACGGATTCTATCCGACGCCACTTATAGCGTCGAATACATGATTTAA
- a CDS encoding amino acid ABC transporter permease: protein MDFNFISKAFLATLGGVPVTLLIMVVSILLSFFPALFLALGQIYKVKGVRSFSVVYLAFIRATPPILLILFFYSLFPSLLNSFFKSIGSHFNVFEINPIYYAFIIFSLMTMGSLAEILRSAILTVDKGQLEAAQAIGLTNRQAYIRIVFPQALRAALPNLCNLVINLVKGTSLVFVMTIKDITAIAKVEASYGYQYFESYLVIFILYIVICGVIQWGFNRLEKRLTLA from the coding sequence ATGGATTTCAATTTTATTAGTAAAGCATTTCTAGCCACCTTGGGTGGTGTTCCAGTGACCCTTCTGATCATGGTCGTGTCGATCCTTTTGAGTTTCTTTCCAGCCCTCTTTTTGGCACTCGGTCAGATCTACAAGGTCAAAGGGGTTCGCAGTTTCTCAGTGGTTTACTTAGCCTTTATCCGCGCGACGCCTCCGATTCTCTTGATTCTCTTCTTTTATAGTCTCTTCCCTAGTCTCTTAAATAGCTTTTTTAAGAGCATTGGTAGTCACTTTAATGTCTTTGAGATCAATCCCATTTACTATGCCTTTATCATCTTTAGCTTGATGACGATGGGGAGTCTGGCTGAAATTCTCCGGTCAGCCATTCTGACCGTGGATAAGGGCCAGCTAGAAGCAGCGCAAGCCATTGGTTTGACTAATCGCCAAGCCTACATCCGCATTGTTTTTCCACAAGCCCTGCGTGCGGCCCTGCCCAATCTGTGTAACCTGGTTATCAACTTGGTCAAAGGAACTTCCCTTGTCTTTGTCATGACCATCAAGGATATCACCGCCATTGCCAAGGTAGAAGCCTCTTATGGCTATCAATATTTTGAATCCTATCTAGTGATTTTTATTCTTTATATTGTCATTTGTGGGGTGATTCAGTGGGGATTCAATCGCTTAGAAAAACGCCTGACACTCGCATAG
- a CDS encoding amino acid ABC transporter permease — protein MVSYDTSKVWSFLPTLVQALPATLALMVLTTLLGSAFGLVLTWAQVSEDKVGAGLAKGYVFTLRCTPPIVLLFLVFYGLPQFLNWWLGVDIDHWSKFVFVLVAMFLLFAAMISEVFKAAYLAIPKGQMEAGLSIGLTPAQTIWRIVLPQAFRVALPNMTTAILNLMRDAALAYTIGFIDIMGAGNNLISRNLGNYSLETYTAVAVIYWGIALVISFSAQLLEKRLSVTER, from the coding sequence ATGGTCTCATACGACACTTCCAAGGTCTGGTCTTTTCTCCCAACCTTGGTCCAAGCCCTACCAGCGACCCTAGCTTTGATGGTGTTAACGACGCTTCTAGGTTCGGCATTTGGCTTGGTTTTGACCTGGGCACAAGTATCAGAAGATAAGGTAGGAGCAGGTCTGGCAAAAGGCTATGTCTTTACTTTGCGTTGTACCCCTCCGATTGTCTTGCTCTTTTTGGTCTTTTATGGACTGCCCCAATTTTTGAACTGGTGGTTGGGAGTAGATATTGACCACTGGTCCAAGTTTGTCTTTGTCCTGGTTGCCATGTTTCTTCTCTTTGCCGCGATGATTTCTGAGGTCTTCAAGGCAGCCTATTTGGCCATTCCAAAAGGTCAGATGGAAGCAGGCTTGAGTATCGGATTGACACCAGCTCAGACCATTTGGCGGATTGTCCTTCCCCAAGCCTTTCGCGTGGCTCTTCCAAATATGACGACTGCCATCTTGAACCTCATGCGTGATGCCGCTTTGGCTTATACCATTGGCTTTATCGATATCATGGGAGCAGGCAACAACTTGATCAGCCGCAATCTTGGAAATTATTCCCTCGAAACGTATACAGCTGTCGCAGTGATCTACTGGGGAATTGCCCTTGTGATCTCCTTCTCCGCTCAACTCCTTGAGAAACGACTCAGTGTAACAGAAAGGTAG